A single Pseudoalteromonas rubra DNA region contains:
- a CDS encoding DUF6942 family protein produces MNLPTYGFGAEQGLLAIYVEHPPKLSEFQKLNKVIALQTGEINYINQQCGNGWRKVFNVYAKFIAELSHPDHDFTNQPEHYSSWQKYRDKRLLQQGCQEALLFSAPDLAANRYDWHIIAGRTYAKALLRDHIFTNSLHWLDEEFAIDPVNKLLICPYLDYRQLSNIKISKLVELLNTGHA; encoded by the coding sequence ATGAATTTACCAACTTACGGATTTGGCGCAGAGCAAGGTTTGCTGGCCATTTATGTCGAGCACCCGCCAAAACTTTCAGAATTTCAAAAGTTAAATAAAGTCATAGCCTTACAGACTGGAGAAATTAATTACATCAACCAGCAATGTGGTAATGGTTGGCGCAAGGTGTTTAATGTGTATGCCAAATTTATAGCAGAACTCAGTCACCCAGATCACGATTTTACTAACCAGCCAGAACATTACTCAAGCTGGCAAAAATACCGGGATAAGCGACTGTTACAGCAGGGATGTCAGGAGGCTTTGCTGTTTTCTGCGCCAGATCTGGCAGCAAATCGCTATGACTGGCACATTATAGCGGGCCGCACCTATGCAAAGGCATTGCTCCGGGATCATATTTTTACTAACTCTTTGCACTGGCTGGATGAGGAGTTTGCCATTGATCCCGTCAATAAGTTGCTGATCTGCCCGTATTTGGATTATCGCCAGCTTAGTAATATTAAGATCTCAAAATTAGTTGAGTTGCTCAATACAGGCCATGCCTGA
- a CDS encoding AraC family transcriptional regulator, producing MDRFFKSIDYIETHLHEKISVHEIAAASHYSTYHYSRIFKALVGDTPKEYLRKRRLTLAAKRLLTDDVSILTLALDCQFDSQEAFTRAFKALFDMTPAQYRKINEPFRLLYKKPFSPDDLAFLQNNISMEPEIIEQPAMKIVGIANVYEDGDLSLPKLWSGFRPYRDKIPNRVGDHFFGIYENYQEDGDVTRFVYICSAQVENFDDVPDGLITRELAAQTYARFTHTGPIANLEETLRYIWGSWLPKSRYEYADKPDFELLPGGFNDADPNNKVYLNIPVTLKA from the coding sequence ATGGATCGTTTTTTTAAAAGTATCGACTACATTGAAACGCATTTGCATGAAAAAATCAGCGTGCATGAAATCGCAGCGGCATCCCACTATTCAACATATCACTACAGTAGGATTTTCAAAGCTTTGGTAGGCGACACCCCAAAAGAGTACCTTCGCAAACGCAGATTGACCCTAGCTGCAAAGCGACTGTTAACAGACGATGTGAGCATATTAACCCTGGCCCTGGACTGTCAGTTTGATTCTCAAGAAGCATTCACTCGGGCATTTAAGGCACTATTCGATATGACACCCGCACAATATCGCAAAATAAACGAACCATTTCGCTTGTTATACAAAAAGCCATTTAGTCCTGACGATCTGGCATTTTTGCAAAACAACATCAGTATGGAACCCGAGATCATTGAACAACCTGCGATGAAAATCGTGGGGATTGCCAATGTATACGAAGATGGAGATCTCAGCTTGCCCAAGCTTTGGTCAGGCTTTCGCCCCTATCGTGACAAAATCCCCAATCGGGTAGGCGATCACTTTTTTGGTATCTATGAAAACTATCAGGAAGACGGAGACGTCACTCGATTTGTTTATATTTGCTCAGCCCAGGTTGAAAATTTTGATGACGTGCCGGATGGTCTAATCACACGAGAACTGGCTGCACAAACCTATGCCAGATTTACACATACAGGGCCCATCGCAAACCTGGAAGAAACCCTGAGGTATATTTGGGGGAGCTGGCTGCCAAAGAGCCGTTATGAGTACGCTGACAAGCCCGATTTCGAGTTATTGCCGGGCGGCTTTAATGACGCGGATCCCAACAATAAAGTGTACCTAAATATCCCGGTAACACTAAAAGCCTGA
- a CDS encoding M12 family metallopeptidase, whose amino-acid sequence MITNKKLFLLGAIFIPTLSMASTAPLNNSQPENTGTPEYLIDGDMVLDSVSEFHTFSANRAANTSGLDSAVGWPNGIVPFQLVGIASGSQNEKNILEAMEEIERASRVNFVHKTSSHSNYLTIYGHALDDEREKNKICSANIGYANGGRRQAWIPSYCSVGTAIHELLHILGYRHEHQRTDRDYHTRDGQRYSLTVNDRYVPCTLQSAFRTSSLISRSRPYDFQSIMHYSNSDRTGCTSGATGKAFSYQNLDTGAAINTLGNFRMSNGDLQSLRDGYGRNRSQTPVFLGSSHKDETSLRISVVWYQVHDYPDYFRVNETSEEFIDINRNGRLDVGTPMTYRISASNYWRDAFEIYFGDSLPEKKNGYRYRFTVEACWDGGACSSESAAQTISVLQRAREPEPYIEDNVSTDKEFYVRWNSQPQVQYFKAYRNGSYLGQITGNSLKQSLPSGTYKYEIQACNARGCSDKATLTHKHSVKIEGVPTSAPRIDDLIDSDWDNIAEFGFYKVARATEYRFRIAGQGLVYTGSIQTPYQDTDGGYKSIYRKAPDGRYQVSITACNINGCGPTATETVSVWSDF is encoded by the coding sequence ATGATTACAAATAAAAAACTTTTTTTACTCGGTGCCATATTCATACCCACACTCTCAATGGCCTCTACAGCCCCTCTCAACAACAGTCAGCCTGAAAATACCGGTACACCAGAGTACCTAATAGATGGCGATATGGTATTGGACAGTGTAAGTGAATTCCACACGTTTTCTGCCAATCGCGCGGCTAATACGTCCGGTTTAGACAGCGCTGTAGGCTGGCCAAACGGCATCGTCCCGTTCCAGCTAGTTGGTATCGCCAGCGGCAGTCAGAATGAAAAAAACATTCTTGAGGCAATGGAGGAGATAGAACGCGCTTCTCGGGTGAATTTCGTCCATAAAACGTCAAGTCATTCTAACTATCTCACTATTTATGGTCATGCCCTTGATGATGAGAGGGAAAAAAACAAAATCTGCTCTGCGAATATAGGTTATGCAAATGGCGGTCGCCGTCAGGCATGGATCCCCAGCTACTGTAGTGTAGGCACAGCCATTCACGAGTTATTGCATATTCTGGGTTATCGCCATGAGCACCAGCGTACCGACCGCGACTATCACACACGAGATGGTCAACGCTACTCCCTTACAGTGAATGACCGCTATGTACCTTGTACTTTGCAAAGTGCATTCAGAACATCATCCCTGATATCACGCTCGCGGCCATATGATTTTCAATCCATCATGCATTACAGTAATAGCGACAGAACAGGGTGCACCTCAGGTGCCACAGGCAAGGCCTTCAGCTATCAAAACCTCGACACTGGGGCAGCAATAAACACTCTGGGCAATTTTCGCATGTCAAATGGTGACCTGCAGTCGTTACGTGATGGATATGGTCGTAATCGGTCGCAAACGCCTGTATTTCTGGGGTCTAGCCACAAAGATGAAACAAGCTTACGTATTTCAGTGGTCTGGTATCAAGTCCACGATTACCCTGACTACTTCAGAGTAAATGAAACATCTGAAGAGTTCATTGATATCAACCGAAACGGTAGATTAGATGTGGGCACGCCTATGACGTACCGTATTAGCGCTTCGAACTATTGGAGAGATGCGTTTGAAATTTACTTTGGAGACTCTCTTCCCGAGAAAAAAAATGGATACCGCTACCGTTTCACGGTGGAGGCATGCTGGGATGGCGGTGCATGTTCAAGCGAATCTGCAGCTCAAACAATCTCCGTACTGCAACGTGCTCGTGAACCAGAACCATACATTGAGGATAATGTTTCAACAGACAAAGAGTTCTATGTTCGTTGGAACAGCCAGCCACAAGTGCAATACTTCAAAGCTTACCGCAATGGTTCATACTTAGGACAAATCACCGGCAATTCACTCAAACAATCTCTGCCTTCCGGCACCTACAAATATGAAATTCAAGCGTGTAATGCTCGAGGATGCAGTGACAAAGCAACGCTAACACATAAGCATTCAGTAAAGATCGAAGGCGTGCCAACTTCGGCCCCACGCATTGATGACCTTATTGATTCTGATTGGGACAATATTGCTGAGTTTGGGTTTTACAAGGTTGCTCGCGCAACTGAGTATCGCTTCCGTATAGCAGGGCAAGGTTTAGTATACACTGGAAGTATTCAAACCCCTTATCAAGATACAGACGGTGGCTATAAGTCTATTTACAGGAAAGCACCTGATGGCAGATATCAAGTATCCATTACCGCATGTAATATCAATGGATGTGGTCCTACCGCTACAGAAACAGTGAGCGTCTGGAGTGACTTTTAA
- a CDS encoding SRPBCC family protein, translating into MKITKSIIINKSAEQVWDLVAHQFDKAHLWMGPIPYSEALGKGSSRLGAPMEGRVCNLSDNPNGAKVKEVITEFSETDKSIAFNVLPVNNPAIVPIRQNHVMMSVQPVGKNQSKVIWTASPQLKWFAYLFYPLLRLVFPIAFGKLLAGLKRYAEDNLVQPAPVSV; encoded by the coding sequence ATGAAGATCACCAAATCAATCATCATTAATAAATCGGCAGAACAAGTTTGGGATTTAGTCGCCCATCAATTTGATAAAGCACATCTATGGATGGGACCTATACCCTACTCTGAAGCACTCGGTAAAGGCAGCAGCCGCCTAGGCGCCCCAATGGAAGGGCGAGTTTGCAATTTAAGTGACAATCCAAATGGTGCGAAAGTCAAAGAGGTCATTACCGAATTCAGTGAAACGGACAAGAGCATCGCTTTTAATGTGCTGCCAGTTAACAACCCTGCCATTGTGCCTATTCGGCAGAACCACGTTATGATGTCAGTGCAGCCGGTTGGTAAAAACCAAAGCAAGGTGATCTGGACAGCCTCGCCACAGCTTAAATGGTTTGCCTACCTGTTTTACCCACTGCTTCGGCTGGTGTTTCCCATTGCCTTTGGCAAACTATTAGCAGGGTTAAAACGGTACGCGGAAGATAACCTTGTTCAACCAGCACCGGTCAGCGTGTGA
- a CDS encoding class I SAM-dependent methyltransferase: protein MPSFTQDEATHYDSRIERLVPGYQLLHELVQAQLQTVLPQEAQILIVGAGTGKEVLQLAHSNPHWTFIVQDVSDDMLAIADQNFTNSGLSERVTIHSGPLESGQYQADVALCLLVMHFVPDNGAKLALLASIHSNLKPGKQLLLADLMKPETQFERESQLKHCRAMGLTAVGEERMRYNLEHEFYPLDRIRLAELLDESGFSSAHMFFKALGFSGLTCVRQ from the coding sequence ATGCCCAGTTTTACACAGGATGAAGCAACCCATTACGACAGCCGTATTGAGCGCCTGGTGCCCGGTTATCAGCTGCTTCATGAATTGGTGCAGGCACAATTACAGACTGTGCTCCCTCAGGAAGCGCAAATTTTGATCGTGGGAGCTGGTACGGGCAAAGAAGTATTACAGCTGGCCCATAGCAATCCACACTGGACTTTCATCGTACAAGATGTCTCTGACGACATGTTGGCCATCGCAGATCAAAATTTTACTAACTCCGGGCTCTCGGAGCGCGTGACCATACATTCGGGACCATTGGAGTCCGGACAATATCAGGCTGATGTCGCACTGTGTCTGCTGGTGATGCATTTTGTGCCGGATAATGGCGCTAAGCTGGCACTATTGGCGTCAATTCATAGCAATCTCAAACCTGGTAAACAGCTGCTACTGGCAGACTTGATGAAGCCCGAAACCCAGTTTGAGCGCGAGTCTCAGCTTAAGCATTGCCGCGCTATGGGGCTGACTGCGGTTGGTGAAGAACGTATGCGCTACAATCTGGAGCACGAATTTTACCCACTCGACCGGATCCGGCTGGCAGAGCTGTTGGATGAAAGTGGCTTTTCGTCCGCGCATATGTTCTTTAAAGCCCTTGGATTCAGTGGCTTAACTTGCGTCAGGCAATAA
- a CDS encoding alkaline phosphatase PhoX: MKRIAYSLIAAAVTVALTACDGDDGKQGPQGEQGVQGEQGVQGEQGTNGTNGTNGTDGVAGKDGQNGGSGLIRIATVPAGAEVTGLFLTEQGDLFFNVQHPSDANTLEDGNERPYNGGTVGVLTGVNFNELPRNIVSSPVPATEFEMQTVVTAIGQYQILGQTGDVYADLGEKGLAGGLGVHYGITSGDKIIENDNPDFNGFIPSADEENTGYLFTNWESYPGGMSRLKMSKSDAGTWNIEEAMMLDFDGVKGTAANCFGSVSPWGTPLTSEEWIVRSDVDTTQHAEWNDPAFTRIDRMKELVTPEFPNPYRYGYIAEVQNPLSDTPDVVKHFTIGRYEHENSLVMPDERTVYSSQDDTGGVLFKFVADQPKDLSSGTLYGAKLTQDKGLNDPAVTGFDVEWVEIASGTNAEIEAWVAEYDEIDTEDFVEGQTSYLSVADVKAWADGAETYPTLAQGGGLVTAGKPMDNRSAFLESRQAARQLGATAEWRKLEGISINYDRVVEAVTGQDMVPGEVVEQAYMYIGVADIDNTMTDPEGDIQLSARVKDCGGVYRAHIDNNYNLTRIEPVVMGGTHRSSLTGAQKCDVNQLSQPDNVIVMQDGRIIIGEDGIQENNTLWLYDPNSK; the protein is encoded by the coding sequence ATGAAGCGCATAGCATATTCGTTGATCGCCGCTGCCGTCACAGTGGCATTGACCGCCTGTGATGGTGATGATGGTAAACAAGGCCCTCAGGGCGAGCAAGGTGTTCAGGGTGAGCAAGGTGTTCAGGGAGAGCAAGGCACTAACGGTACTAATGGTACAAACGGCACTGATGGTGTTGCAGGCAAAGATGGTCAAAACGGTGGTTCAGGCCTAATCCGTATCGCCACTGTGCCAGCAGGTGCTGAAGTCACAGGTTTGTTCCTGACTGAGCAAGGTGATTTGTTCTTCAATGTTCAGCACCCAAGCGATGCGAATACATTGGAAGATGGAAACGAACGCCCTTACAACGGTGGTACTGTGGGTGTATTAACGGGTGTTAATTTCAACGAGTTACCACGTAATATTGTGAGCTCACCTGTTCCAGCGACAGAGTTTGAGATGCAAACGGTTGTGACTGCGATTGGTCAATATCAGATCCTGGGTCAGACCGGTGATGTGTATGCCGACCTGGGCGAAAAAGGCCTGGCCGGTGGCTTAGGTGTGCACTACGGTATCACATCTGGTGACAAGATCATTGAAAATGATAACCCGGACTTCAATGGTTTTATTCCAAGTGCTGACGAAGAAAATACAGGTTATCTGTTTACTAACTGGGAATCATACCCAGGTGGCATGAGCCGTCTTAAAATGAGCAAGAGCGACGCAGGTACATGGAACATTGAAGAAGCCATGATGCTCGACTTTGATGGAGTCAAAGGCACCGCGGCAAACTGTTTTGGCTCAGTATCTCCATGGGGCACACCGCTAACGTCTGAAGAGTGGATTGTAAGATCTGACGTCGACACTACTCAACATGCTGAGTGGAATGACCCGGCCTTCACGCGTATAGACAGAATGAAAGAGTTGGTTACGCCTGAATTCCCTAACCCTTACCGCTACGGTTATATTGCTGAAGTGCAAAATCCGCTTTCTGATACACCAGATGTTGTGAAGCATTTCACCATTGGTCGTTACGAGCATGAAAACTCCTTAGTTATGCCTGATGAACGCACAGTGTACTCTTCTCAGGATGATACCGGCGGTGTACTGTTTAAGTTCGTTGCAGATCAACCTAAAGACCTGAGCTCAGGTACGCTTTATGGTGCGAAGTTGACTCAGGACAAGGGCCTGAACGATCCGGCTGTGACTGGTTTTGATGTTGAGTGGGTTGAAATTGCATCGGGCACCAATGCCGAAATTGAAGCCTGGGTTGCTGAGTACGATGAGATCGACACTGAAGACTTCGTTGAAGGCCAGACAAGCTATCTTTCTGTGGCTGACGTAAAAGCATGGGCAGATGGTGCAGAAACTTACCCAACACTGGCGCAAGGTGGTGGTCTGGTTACGGCGGGCAAGCCAATGGATAACCGTTCAGCATTCCTGGAGTCTCGTCAGGCGGCAAGACAATTAGGCGCAACGGCAGAATGGCGTAAGCTGGAAGGGATCAGCATCAACTACGATCGCGTAGTAGAAGCCGTAACTGGTCAGGACATGGTTCCTGGCGAAGTGGTTGAGCAGGCATACATGTATATCGGCGTTGCAGACATTGATAACACGATGACTGATCCGGAAGGTGATATTCAACTGTCTGCGCGTGTTAAAGATTGTGGTGGTGTTTACCGTGCCCACATCGATAACAACTACAACCTGACTCGTATTGAGCCTGTTGTTATGGGTGGTACGCACCGCTCTAGCCTGACTGGTGCACAAAAGTGTGATGTCAATCAGCTATCTCAGCCTGATAACGTGATTGTTATGCAGGACGGCCGCATCATCATTGGTGAAGACGGTATCCAGGAAAATAACACCCTGTGGTTGTACGATCCTAACTCTAAGTAA
- a CDS encoding SDR family NAD(P)-dependent oxidoreductase has protein sequence MITRVLITGANAGLGKEAAKQIAAYPDIKKIYLGCRNRDKAEAAKMALEQQTGKRIFEIVQLDVSNLSSVRSAVQQLPESIDALIMNAGGTGGKQFNKLNEQGVTEIFAVNLLGHSVLTEELIKAQKLTQVVLYAGSEAARGVKEMGMKRPELNISSVEEFASVCDGSFFGSTTDATIPYGPIKYMGALWMSAMARRHPQLKFITMSPGATTGTDGFNSLSFVKQYVMKSMMQVMLWLGKVHKVEEGAKRYLMGLFDEELKSGTFYASQKGLTGPIGDQAELFEDLNNQQYQDNAYQAIQRFV, from the coding sequence ATGATCACCCGCGTATTAATCACTGGCGCAAATGCAGGTTTAGGTAAAGAGGCAGCAAAGCAGATTGCAGCGTATCCGGACATTAAAAAGATCTACCTGGGATGTCGCAACCGTGACAAAGCAGAAGCAGCTAAAATGGCACTGGAACAACAAACAGGCAAGCGTATTTTTGAGATTGTCCAGCTCGATGTCAGCAATTTAAGCTCGGTGCGATCCGCCGTACAACAGCTACCAGAGAGTATTGATGCACTGATCATGAATGCCGGAGGCACGGGCGGTAAACAATTTAACAAACTGAATGAACAGGGCGTCACCGAGATATTTGCAGTTAATCTGCTGGGGCACAGCGTACTGACAGAAGAGCTTATTAAGGCGCAGAAACTTACTCAGGTTGTCCTCTATGCAGGCTCAGAAGCCGCCCGGGGCGTGAAGGAAATGGGCATGAAGCGTCCGGAGCTAAACATCTCGTCGGTCGAGGAGTTTGCTTCTGTCTGTGACGGGTCGTTCTTTGGCTCCACCACAGATGCGACCATACCTTACGGGCCAATCAAATATATGGGGGCATTATGGATGTCGGCAATGGCCAGACGCCATCCACAGCTGAAATTCATCACCATGAGCCCAGGTGCGACTACAGGCACTGATGGCTTTAACTCTCTCTCCTTTGTAAAGCAATATGTTATGAAGAGCATGATGCAAGTTATGCTATGGCTCGGCAAAGTCCATAAAGTTGAAGAGGGCGCGAAACGCTATCTGATGGGGTTGTTTGATGAAGAATTAAAAAGTGGCACATTTTACGCCAGTCAGAAAGGGTTAACGGGCCCTATCGGGGATCAAGCGGAGCTATTTGAAGACCTGAACAATCAGCAGTATCAGGACAATGCCTACCAGGCAATTCAACGCTTTGTATAG
- a CDS encoding TonB-dependent receptor, with product MKPGLTVSALTLALLQVYSAQVAADTAGADQIEKITVTSTRTARANTDLALSVGQVSEQTIADDNAQHISESLQTIPGVLINQLSGGQGHNAAVRMPINFDGYTLYLQDNIPLQSAAFYTHNALWWTTSNIGLSRLEVLRGAGTSLHGAGAVAATVNVLSKPVTAKKNSLGLTLGEHGYSRINGSTTWLDDNQGGLRVSAAYLDNDGWRDHNAVEKAELDVRHEYQLDDKQSLTTSLIASSLDQQILTTLSIEQFEQDPSQSGLPDEVIALDPRRTTDYVRLSTEYLYEDKNLSVSLIPYARHRTLEHLATWQPNMPVEETEVTTFGLLALASWSHQNSAQTTLGVDLEHTSGDTYSFQPTTRITTGRGAATYPQGHVFYDDTTTFKSVSPYIQHLGYITDALSYTLGARFDHSEYEFDNALPKYKDDGFGNRSIASRKDTFSHLSPKLSLNYLLNEQSSVYARFANAMRLPTAPEMYHLKSRQSSAQLGSLKEETSDTYELGYKANLNALSIELAYYLMDVDDAIVTAFSDLGASYRVNASSVRHQGFELGLNYQFNRAFSAALAYSQSNHEFRHYIRDEGRVHRETGESMEQDLSGNSLHMAPEYVANFRLNYTSQAIKGLRLTAEAKSIGDYYLSVENTDTYSGYTVFNLKANYRLNKRVKLHARIANLTDKTYALQNEERFGRTRIQPGMPRTAYVGISYDF from the coding sequence ATGAAACCCGGTTTGACTGTTTCTGCATTAACGTTAGCTTTGCTACAGGTCTATTCAGCACAGGTTGCTGCTGACACAGCAGGTGCCGACCAGATTGAAAAAATCACGGTCACATCCACCCGTACAGCCAGAGCAAATACCGATCTGGCGCTGAGTGTGGGTCAGGTATCCGAACAAACCATTGCTGACGACAATGCACAACATATCTCAGAGTCATTGCAAACCATACCGGGCGTTTTGATAAATCAGTTATCTGGCGGACAAGGACACAACGCAGCCGTGCGTATGCCGATAAACTTTGACGGCTATACCTTATACTTGCAGGATAATATCCCGCTGCAATCTGCTGCTTTTTATACCCATAACGCACTCTGGTGGACCACCAGCAACATTGGTCTGTCACGCCTCGAAGTACTACGAGGTGCAGGTACCAGTTTACATGGCGCAGGAGCCGTTGCTGCAACCGTCAACGTTTTATCTAAGCCTGTGACAGCCAAAAAAAATTCACTCGGTCTCACACTGGGTGAGCATGGCTATTCACGCATTAACGGCAGCACCACCTGGCTGGACGACAATCAAGGTGGATTGCGCGTATCGGCGGCCTATCTGGATAATGACGGCTGGCGAGACCATAACGCTGTTGAAAAAGCCGAGCTGGACGTGCGCCATGAATATCAGCTGGACGACAAGCAAAGCCTGACCACCTCACTGATTGCCTCATCACTTGATCAGCAGATCCTGACCACACTGAGCATTGAACAATTTGAACAGGATCCATCTCAGTCTGGTCTGCCTGACGAGGTGATCGCTCTGGATCCGCGCAGAACCACAGATTATGTGCGCCTCAGCACTGAATATCTGTATGAGGACAAAAACCTGAGCGTGTCCCTTATCCCTTACGCGCGTCACCGCACATTGGAACACCTTGCCACCTGGCAACCCAATATGCCGGTAGAAGAAACAGAAGTCACTACATTCGGCTTGCTGGCTCTGGCCAGCTGGTCTCACCAAAACAGTGCTCAGACAACCCTGGGCGTTGATTTGGAGCATACTTCCGGAGATACCTATTCATTCCAGCCCACCACCCGGATCACCACCGGACGCGGCGCAGCAACTTATCCTCAAGGGCATGTGTTCTACGATGACACCACCACCTTCAAAAGCGTGTCACCTTACATCCAGCACCTGGGCTATATTACTGATGCACTGAGCTATACTCTGGGCGCGCGTTTTGACCACAGTGAATATGAGTTTGACAATGCTCTGCCAAAATACAAAGACGATGGCTTTGGCAATCGCTCCATTGCCTCACGTAAAGATACCTTTAGCCACCTCAGCCCTAAGCTGAGTCTGAACTATTTGCTTAACGAGCAGTCCAGTGTCTATGCGCGCTTCGCCAACGCAATGCGATTGCCTACCGCACCTGAAATGTACCACCTCAAAAGTCGCCAAAGCAGTGCGCAACTGGGGAGTCTGAAAGAAGAAACGTCCGATACCTATGAGCTGGGATACAAAGCTAATCTGAATGCACTGTCGATTGAACTGGCGTATTACCTGATGGATGTAGACGATGCCATTGTCACGGCATTCAGCGATCTGGGCGCCTCATACCGGGTCAACGCTTCCAGTGTCAGACATCAGGGCTTTGAGCTTGGGCTGAACTACCAGTTTAACCGCGCATTTTCTGCTGCGCTGGCCTACAGCCAGTCCAACCATGAGTTCCGTCACTACATTCGCGATGAGGGACGAGTTCACCGTGAGACTGGCGAATCGATGGAGCAAGATTTGTCGGGTAATAGCCTGCACATGGCACCGGAATATGTAGCCAATTTCAGGCTCAACTACACCAGCCAGGCCATCAAAGGACTCAGGCTCACCGCTGAAGCCAAGAGTATCGGCGACTATTACCTGAGCGTAGAAAATACCGATACTTACTCGGGCTATACGGTGTTTAACCTCAAGGCTAACTACCGGCTCAACAAGCGCGTGAAACTTCACGCCCGAATTGCCAACCTTACCGACAAAACCTATGCGCTGCAAAACGAGGAGCGCTTTGGCAGAACCCGTATCCAACCCGGCATGCCACGTACGGCATATGTCGGGATCAGCTATGATTTCTAG
- a CDS encoding LysR family transcriptional regulator has product MPHTPNFEDIRYFIEVASTRNLSRASERLGITQPSVSAAMKRLEQNFGTDLLVRHKNGVVLTKAGEVLQAQGLRFMADWAKLKSNVYQANSEMAGTFTLGCHPSVALYTLPHILGPLKTKFPYMVFNLVHDLSRKVTEQVISNEIDFALVINPVRHPELVIQSLLFDNVTIWRAESVECTELGTLPLYCDPNLKQTQQLLSSTADFSHQIIASNNLEVISTLVANGLGLGILPERVARRAPAPLATYNPEIKPVQDELCFIYRADKQNHVVSVQLHREIKRLLDS; this is encoded by the coding sequence ATGCCCCATACGCCGAATTTTGAGGATATACGCTATTTTATTGAAGTTGCCAGTACGAGAAACTTGTCTCGTGCGTCTGAGCGCCTGGGGATCACCCAGCCCAGCGTGAGTGCGGCGATGAAACGCCTTGAGCAGAATTTTGGCACCGATTTGCTGGTTCGGCATAAAAATGGTGTGGTTCTGACCAAAGCGGGTGAAGTGCTACAAGCACAGGGGCTGCGCTTTATGGCGGATTGGGCAAAATTGAAATCGAATGTCTATCAGGCAAACAGTGAAATGGCAGGCACATTCACATTGGGGTGCCACCCTTCGGTCGCATTATATACTTTGCCCCATATACTGGGACCTTTGAAAACTAAGTTCCCCTATATGGTATTCAATCTGGTTCATGACTTGTCGAGAAAAGTCACAGAGCAAGTGATCAGTAATGAAATTGACTTTGCACTGGTGATTAACCCTGTCAGACACCCAGAGCTGGTGATCCAAAGCTTGTTGTTTGATAATGTCACCATTTGGCGCGCTGAATCTGTTGAGTGCACTGAGCTGGGAACGTTACCTTTGTATTGCGATCCTAATCTGAAGCAAACACAGCAATTGTTGTCGTCTACTGCTGACTTTTCCCACCAAATAATTGCATCTAATAACCTTGAGGTGATCTCTACTTTAGTGGCCAACGGGCTGGGTTTGGGTATCTTACCTGAGCGAGTTGCCAGACGCGCACCTGCGCCTCTGGCAACGTATAATCCAGAGATCAAGCCTGTTCAGGATGAACTGTGTTTTATCTATCGAGCAGATAAGCAAAACCATGTTGTTAGTGTGCAGTTACATCGTGAAATAAAACGGCTGTTAGATAGCTGA